Proteins encoded within one genomic window of Bombina bombina isolate aBomBom1 chromosome 1, aBomBom1.pri, whole genome shotgun sequence:
- the LOC128645946 gene encoding transcriptional regulator Kaiso-like has translation MEGKKLITATDTQYSGNLLQALNDQRLHGLFCDVTVIVEDRKFKAHKNILSACSTYFHQLFSLAGQVVELNFVRAEIFAEILNYIYSAKIVRVKYDMLEELIKSGKLLGVPFIAELGIPLSQVKSISGGVKDSDAHSANSDQKVCEPQNSAPASLASKTVTKLASVSEMPVISEAFTMSSEEFKNSKDSKVADDSKINDSDDDVIFCSETVSAKPASDKKEVSQSQAPTVNDHADSKTTVKSGQTPSVQNTKPVIQPTLKNATLSQKHPVTVNATINHVQAQHTNGAVSTPATLKPVQANIVVPSQNPLHPPSLVAIAPQITMPSTVNFTLPKLQQGTFAAFPKTELVLNASCIATPVVSSVNHLGKHFVTQKNVSFDGVQKKQVVTFTQESSSKPGEFKIKISDVVSGSSREGYPEPESQRIKDGKKVITLDTASEIEGLSTGCKVYANIGEDTYDIVIPIKEDPDDAESKLDEVGLQNRKRMKLKHDDHYELIVDGRVYYICIVCKRSYVCLTSLRRHFNVHSWEKKYPCRYCERVFPLAEYRTKHEIHHTGERRYQCLTCGNSFINYQVMASHIRSAHSLDPAGDSKLYRLNPCKTLQIRQYAYINNTNHNNSPVINDGGIVYNIDPDKSGPASEDNSNSSQKPVNWDDIFIQPTNQNVFKPNTSDGGTEFEFVIPESY, from the coding sequence ATGGAGGGTAAAAAACTGATTACTGCAACCGACACCCAGTACTCTGGCAATCTGCTACAAGCTTTAAATGACCAGCGTTTGCATGGACTGTTCTGTGATGTCACAGTTATTGTTGAAGACCGTAAATTTAAAGCTCACAAAAATATTCTTTCGGCCTGTAGCACTTATTTCCATCAGTTGTTCTCTCTTGCTGGGCAAGTAGTAGAACTGAATTTTGTCAGAGCAGAGATTTTTGCAGAAATACTCAACTACATTTACAGTGCAAAAATTGTACGTGTAAAGTATGATATGCTGGAGGAGCTGATTAAATCTGGAAAATTGTTAGGAGTCCCTTTTATTGCTGAGCTTGGGATTCCTTTATCACAAGTGAAGAGTATTTCAGGTGGAGTCAAAGATAGTGATGCCCATTCTGCCAATTCGGATCAAAAAGTTTGTGAACCACAAAACAGTGCACCTGCTTCATTAGCAAGCAAAACTGTAACTAAACTTGCTTCAGTCAGTGAAATGCCAGTAATCTCAGAAGCTTTTACTATGTCCAGTGAAGAATTTAAGAATTCCAAAGATTCCAAAGTAGCTGATGACTCAAAGATCAACGATTCAGACGATGATGTTATTTTCTGTTCAGAAACTGTGTCAGCCAAACCAGCTTCTGATAAAAAGGAAGTTTCACAGAGCCAAGCTCCTACTGTTAATGATCATGCTGATTCAAAGACCACAGTGAAATCTGGCCAAACTCCATCAGTTCAAAATACTAAGCCTGTAATCCAACCCACTTTAAAAAATGCCACTTTGTCTCAGAAGCATCCTGTAACTGTAAATGCAACAATAAACCATGTTCAAGCTCAACATACAAATGGGGCTGTTTCTACACCTGCTACTCTGAAGCCAGTGCAAGCCAACATTGTTGTTCCAAGTCAGAATCCTCTTCATCCACCTTCTCTTGTTGCTATAGCGCCACAAATTACCATGCCATCAACTGTTAATTTTACTTTACCAAAATTGCAACAAGGCACCTTTGCTGCTTTTCCTAAAACTGAACTAGTTCTCAATGCCAGTTGCATTGCAACTCCAGTTGTTTCCTCTGTTAACCATTTGGGAAAGCATTTTGTtactcagaaaaatgtttcctttgATGGAGTGCAAAAGAAGCAAGTTGTGACATTCACTCAAGAGTCTTCTTCAAAACCAGGTGAATTCAAGATTAAGATTTCAGATGTTGTTTCCGGAAGCAGTAGGGAAGGCTACCCTGAGCCTGAGTCTCAGCGTATAAAAGATGGTAAAAAAGTAATAACTTTGGACACAGCCTCTGAAATAGAAGGGCTATCTACAGGTTGTAAGGTGTATGCAAACATAGGTGAGGATACATACGATATAGTAATTCCCATCAAAGAGGACCCTGATGACGCAGAATCAAAACTGGATGAAGTCGGACTTCAAAACCGAAAACGCATGAAACTCAAACATGATGATCATTATGAACTTATTGTGGATGGCAGGGTTTATTACATTTGTATTGTATGTAAAAGATCCTATGTTTGTCTGACCAGCTTACGAAGACATTTTAATGTTCATTCCTGGGAAAAAAAGTACCCATGCCGTTACTGCGAGAGAGTTTTTCCCCTTGCAGAATATCGTACAAAGCATGAGATTCACCATACAGGTGAAAGAAGATACCAATGTTTGACTTGTGGAAATTCCTTTATCAACTATCAGGTGATGGCCTCACACATTAGATCAGCTCACAGTCTAGACCCTGCTGGAGATTCAAAGCTTTATCGTTTAAATCCATGCAAAACTCTGCAAATTAGACAATATGCATACATAAACAATACAAATCATAATAATAGTCCTGTAATCAATGATGGTGGAATTGTTTATAACATCGACCCGGATAAATCAGGACCAGCTTCCGAAGACAACTCTAATTCTTCCCAAAAGCCGGTTAACTGGGATGATATCTTCATTCAACCGACGAATCAGAACGTATTTAAACCGAATACTTCTGATGGTGGTACAGAATTTGAGTTTGTTATACCAGAATCTTACTAA